TTAACCGGATGATTAATCCCACTCACGGCACAATTACGTTAGATGGGCAACCACTAGCGGATACGGACCCTGTTAAATTACGACGAAAAATTGGGTACGTCATTCAAAATATCGGATTAATGCCCCATATGACGATTCGCGATAATATTACGATTGTGCCTAAATTATTAAAATGGTCTGATGAAGATCGCGAAAAAAAAGCACGAGAATTATTAAAATTGGTGGAACTACCTGCTGACTTTTTAGATCGTTATCCCAATCAATTATCGGGTGGCCAACAACAACGAATCGGTGTGATTCGCGCATTGGCTGCGGGGCAAGATATTATTTTAATGGACGAACCCTTTGGGGCACTTGACCCGATTACGCGTGAAGCACTCCAAGATTTGGTTAAGCAATTGCAAGTTGAGATGGGCAAAACGGTGATTTTTGTGACCCATGATATGGACGAAGCGCTCAAGTTGTCGTCGCGAATTGTGATTATGGACGGTGGCAAAATTATCCAATATGGCACGCCCAATGAGATTTTAAGACAGCCCGCTAACGATTTTGTTAAAGACTTAATTGGTCATGATCGTTTATTAGAGGCTAAACCGAATGTTGAAACCGTGGGGCAAAT
This DNA window, taken from Latilactobacillus sakei, encodes the following:
- a CDS encoding osmoprotectant, which codes for MAHYLEFDHVSKIYRGGNKAVDDISFTVDQGEFICLIGTSGSGKTTTMRMINRMINPTHGTITLDGQPLADTDPVKLRRKIGYVIQNIGLMPHMTIRDNITIVPKLLKWSDEDREKKARELLKLVELPADFLDRYPNQLSGGQQQRIGVIRALAAGQDIILMDEPFGALDPITREALQDLVKQLQVEMGKTVIFVTHDMDEALKLSSRIVIMDGGKIIQYGTPNEILRQPANDFVKDLIGHDRLLEAKPNVETVGQIMLKTPVAITPDKSLSFAIKLMRQRRVDTLLVVDEQQQLQGLVDLENIDHHYKDAGTVQDIMSTKVNFVNQTDLVRDTIERILKRGWKYVPVVDDDHHLVGIVTRTALVDVVYDAVWGDDEPDNVTD